In Styela clava chromosome 10, kaStyClav1.hap1.2, whole genome shotgun sequence, the sequence ACGTGTGTAGGGTCAATTACCCCTACAGTTTAAAATGATTTGGATCGCACTTAATACTCcgaaataaatattgtttaacATTCATTTTCTTTAGTGGTCCTCACATCTATGTTTTTTGTTTACTCGATTTTAATATCTCATTCTTGTCATAGAATTATTTTCAATGTTCATCTATCACAAAACTAGTCAAATGTTTCTTTTTAGAATTATTTCGAGACGCATGTGCTAatgttaaatgtgattcaattGCGAGATGCGTTGACGGAGTTTGTAAATGTCCCCGCGAATTCATCTTGGGAGACAGTGGGAGATGCGAACGAGGTAATATAAAATGCACAATGTATACTGAATTCAGGCATCTGAACTTCTAAAAGAATTTATGAGAATGTTAAAATAATGATCGTACTGATTTTCTACTTATTTTTCTCGTcgacttttaattttttcatatcttcACATTCAGATAATATATTCTCAATaaaaaacactattttaataataattaaggTATTTCCAATCTCGACAACTCTTATTTTCAACCTCTAGTATTTCGTGATCCGTGTGATGATATCGAATGTGACGACATGGCTACTTGTGTCAACGGATTTTGTGAATGTCCCAAAGATTATTTCTTAGATGATGACAATAAGTGTCAACCAGGTACGGTACTTTCAATTCACATAATGTTGCTAGACTTTCTGTTCACTTCTTTGTTTCATTCCCTCACcgctaaaatattaatttttccactaatgcaaaaatgtggaattcaaaaaaaaaaaaaaaaacacgtttcaaaattacaatttaggaatgatttttaaaaaatcgaatttttagCGCGATttgcattcctaacccgaatcctaacTGGATACTTACTAATTTTCCTATTTAAAGCATTGGCAggggtgttttttggcgggggCTTATTGCAAAAGATTCTAATTTTTTAAAGGTGTCCCAGTAATACAAGCGTTGAACTTGGTGATTGATGCTTGCATCGCTGGATACACATCTCGGGCCCAAATCCCATCCCGACCCGACCATCTAATCCAGGGTTAaagaaaaagttttaaaatctgTTTTATGTTTGAAACTGAACCATGATTAGTAACCTAATTAGGTATTCATAATCTAATCTAATTTTGAATAGAAGATACAATTAGGAATTTTATATCAATTCTGTTGGAGGCTCCATTTCGATCCCCAGTTCTCGTATATAACGCAGTCAGTCTATAAGCCAATAAAATAATATCGATATTTTttggtaaatatttattttattttatattttataaatttgttctgaaGAAATCATAGACCCGTGTGATAGAATCACTTGCCACCCAAGTGCAACTTGTTTTTTCGGAAAATGTGAGTGCCCTGACGGACATTCAAAAAGAAGCGACGGAAGCTGCAAATCAAGTGAGTAACAGTTTATTAGTTGTTgttaaaattctaatttttacatttatacTTGAATCTTGGTATCTATTTCTTTTCGTTAAGTTCACGTGACTCTTGCGAAATTGCCAAATATATTTCTACTGCATTATGTAAATGCGCCCGAACTTTTTCAATATCCAGGTGCATGGTAGCGCTGCAGCCCAGTATATAatttaaaactaaatatttaaCGAAAAATACATATATAGTGAAGTCAAGGACTTAAACGCCACAAAACGTTACgcataactttttcaatatccAGGTGCATGGTAGCGCTGCAGCCCAGTATATAatttaaaactaaatatttaaCGAAAAATACATATATAGTGAAGTCAAGGACTTAAACGCCACAAAACGTTACGCATTTGCAATCGAAGTTTTGTACTTGAGGATAGATTCcaatgcatcggaatcgattctagtcgatttcGCGGAGAGTCGATTCTATAATCGAATCCAGCCTCGATTTCGCCATCTCTAGAAGCGAATAACGCGTTTACTGATCCCGTAATCGGCATGGACTGGTATATATACAACTAAATAAAAAGAAAGTTTTACACCTGACTTGGTCCCATTTTAGTGGAATCTGCAAAATTGACCACGATGAGtaattggacacgtcagtggacatatcgatcgttttaatatatattatgttgttatccttcttctttgacacgtttttaaaaagtcgcttttctctttgtttactgggccaattgctttgaaattttcagtatagttgaatatggaatttttttctagaaggctattacgtttattcatttcaaaatttcgtatgaaatttgatattccgtccaaaatttcgctgtattattttatccatggaaACACTGGCTGTCAGGTTTGACTCTGTAAATTCCTGCTACGCTAAGCTAGgaaattttttgagggtaccggtagcatcaaaggtaaggactgcttcgctatagttaacgtgtccatatatttgagcattgctctcttgtttagtATCGCATTCATAATCTCATTTAGTTTGGATATTGCAATTAGAAATTCGATACCAATCTGTTGAAGGCTCCATCTGAGTCCTGTTTTCTCGTATCGTacatttgtgaaatattttaatgaagtaTTATATTTTTCGCTAATTCAAAAATGAGCGACGGAAGCTGTAAATTAAGTGAGTAACAGTTTTTGGAccatttttgtgaaaaaatctgCTGTTATCTTTACGTTTGAAAACTCGATTTTCATTTATGTCTGGTTGTTTTTCACAGAGGTACGTGACCCGTGTGAAAAAGTCAAATGCCACCATACTGCATTGTGCTTCCAAGGATTCTGCGAATGCCCGCCAAACAACTTTCAATCTTCAGATGGTAGCTGTAGCCTAGGTAATTTATAACTAAAAATATGAACCTGGTGACTTAAATACATTGTAACGATGAAAGGATTAATCCCTTTACTttcatgtttttcattattattataatatagaGACATAGTTGGTAACAGGACAAGATGTCATggctcgccatatgattaattcGTCCTATCGGTTTTCCACTCTCCTCGGTATAATTATAAAAGATCTCATCTTACTATCAAACAATTTCCAATACAAACTCTAAATTATTTGAACGCCCAGCGTAGAAGACATTCAATACTGGTATAGAAGAAGAAGCCGGCGTAGTTTTGAAATATCTTTGTAAATACTAAAACAAAATTAGCATTATGTCTCTTGCCCCCTTCCTTAAAAAGGTTTGTAGGCATTAAGAAATACAAAATACATAAATTAAATAGTTATGGAAAACGATTTATTGCCTCATATCATGTTTCAATGACAACATCAGAaaggaattaaaaaaataataatttaaaattgctTCCAGTCGCATTCTTTTGACCTCTCATTACATTCCAGTTGATCGTGATCCATGCTATGGTGTTCGATGTCATTCTTCTGCTTTCTGTGTGCGAGGAACATGTGCATgtcgggataaatatgttcTGGCTGCTGATGGCAAATGCAATCCTGGTAAGAAAACTTTTCAAGATGATAAAGTGAAATTAAATAGCTCCAATGAATGTGCATTAAGAATAGCGTTACTTCTGGTTGTATTTTTTGGACGCGAAGTGTACAAATGGACTGTTTTGATAAATTGTTGTTGACAGTCTTGTGAGGATgattgttcttgttgttgtaaaaaataATAGCTTTTCTTACAAGTACTGTAATAatcgatttcaaaattttagtaaTTAGATGGATAGAAGaagtttcattcattttattattgactTTTAAAGTCCCGATATCTCGTTCCAAATTTTGCtgtaatattcatatttatagAATACTGTCCTGGTAGTTGGGCTtggtgtctatatatttgagaaatgtGCTTTTGTTGTTTACAATCATGCTATTTAAAGTACAGTATAGACCAGACATGGACAAACTACggtccgcgggccaaatccggcctgttgggtaattcaatctggcccgctgATGCTGTCACAGCCAAacgaaaactaaattttgttgtttcagcAAAAGAagagctcaaggaatttgtaaGGATTGCGATCAAATTGAGTTTTGGCATGGCTtatcgttttccacttttgcgtttgtaacactgtaaatattgtccataaaatgtaacttttacttcATACTTATAAGACtcgccagtctagatgggcaaaactTTTGGCCCCCCGTCCggaaaccttgcccacccctggtatagacaCTATCTCTCCTTGTGCCCTTATCCATATCAGTTGACAATCTTTGTGAAATAGACCAGTTTTATCTCATATTTGTAGTAGGCGGCCACTTTTCGTTCATGTTGATATGCCGTCCAATAATCTAACTTTAATTCAACTTTTCATTGTAGTATTTGACAAATGTGCTGGTAGGACTTGTCCCGTGAACTCAGATTGTATCAATGGAGTATGCCAATGCACTTTGGGATATAATTATGGAATTGACGGATTTTGTAAAAGTGAGAAATCTTTTagtcatttttaatatttgtaatGCCCAATCCAAACTCGTAACACATTATCCTTGAAATAAGGAGGCTAATTTGCATACGTTGGTACTGCTGGTGACTGGTGAATTAAAGATATCTTTAGAGGTCATAACACCAGTGACTTTTGCCTTTAGGTTACACGTTTGGGCGCATATTGTCGACATGTTTATGTCATTATtaacattttccgattttaatTACAAACTTGTTTTTGCATGCGTACACCTGCAAGATACGCTTGCAGTATCCTGCGCATAAGAAAAAGCTCACTCGAAAGCGAAGTTGCGATCACACCCCCATGCCAGGATCATtatttctttaaataaaattttggggCAAAGATTGACGAATTGATGATTGGCGTAAAAATTCAAGATATTACATTGAGAATAGCACAGTTATCCGAGCCGACATTTGCGACTTGTGCACACTGGCGATGCCGTTCAAATATTCGCTGATATAATGTATATCATATAAATGCTCATGTTGATTTATGTGTCAGAAAGTCTGTTTATGAGGCAAAGGTATATTCTCTCTCTTATGTGTGCTCTCACATCTACAGGACTAGATTTCAGTGGTGATCCATGCTCTACTGTTCGATGTCCTACGAATGCCAGGTGTACATCACGAGAGGGAGTGGCATATTGTATCTGTATTGATGGATATCACACTGAAGGATTGGGAGAATGTGTAGGTAAGAAAATATAAACCTTATTCAATGTTAAACGCGGGGGCCAACAGTTTGACCCGCTTAATCACCCGGTTTAAAAAAGTACTGGTTTACCATCCAAATTCTATATTTAGTCAACTATCCATGTTATGAAGTAGACTGCAAGTTTCGCGGTGTTTGCGTCGTCAAAAGAAATCGAGGGAGCTGCGAATGCATCGCTGGATACAGAAGGACACAAAATGGACGATGCGAAAGTAAGTTGACTGCAACGTCGTTGTTGCAAATCGTCTAAATCTATAATTGCTTTATATAAATAGtagtatatatatgatttaaCAGAGCTAATATTTTAAGTATGTAAAGTCCTAATCTTTTTTCTTGTATGCTTCAGGACTTGATTCATGTTCTAACGTAAGATGCGATCAGAATTCACGATGTGTTGCTGGGAAATGCCAATGTATTGGAGAGTACGTAAAAGGAGTGGACGAAATTTGTCGAAGTGAGTTATCatggcttttatttatttacctaTTTAAACTGTTTTAAGTAATAAAACACAAGCCGAAGTTCCagcgaaaaaattaaatataattttcattacttagaaataatttagaaattaAGTTTTATTCCTTCCTtagtttggttttattgcttggTTCAACATGATCGAGATAAAAGCATTGGAGAAGAAAAATTCTCAaagccaaaataaaataatctcaATTTTGAATGAAGTAGTTGAAAAATGTCTTAAAAAGTGTAAACAAACGGAAGCATTTGTTTCACAGGCCTAAATAATCATCATTCATCACCTTATTTATTACAGAACCTGATGCATGTAGCTTAATAAAATGTCCGATTCACTCAAAATGtcaaattacaaacaaaattcCATCTTGCATATGCACATTGGGTTATGAAATGAATTCAAGATTTGAATGTGTCAGTAAGTATATAATTTGACAATATTTATGTTGCAAAAGCAAATTTTATATAGTAATATGAATATACCATTGTACTCAATGTTGGCATAGtcttggctcggcggtgtggcgcatcgtgttaagcgttaggaatacaatCGCCAcggcacctctgattaccctgcgtaggttcgcaggttcagtcccatgcggggatagttatgtgtgagaggattgctggactcctcaccgccgtagggtggtttacgtaaacactggtcggttacggcttctttCACCACTATCAaatccatgcttctgaaaacaattAACTGCATGGGACTGgtaatggtaaccggacgagaggccgtggttcgccatacgattGAGCTGTCATATCGGCTTTCCTTCCCCccgaaataaatatgtaaatactatcttataaaataaaacattctatatatattcttttttcTGACAAATATAAGTTCAAATCCCACgcaattttaaatacaaatgaaGAGTTACCCTATTGTAGGTTGTTGATTGGCAGGAATATACGTATGTCTGCAAGATAATCATATGAAAGATTAATGAGTATTCATGAGTGCCAGTTACCGGATTTGAACCCAACTTGTATTTTGTATCCTTATTtgtatagagcaggggtgggcaacccctggcacgcgtgccaaacttggcatgCGAGcacatttattcggcacgcgagcgaggcctgtGATCAGGAATTACCTGATGAAACTGGGTgttcgtttgttaacaatccgttatttatttaaactctttttgtcctttcatgacatatatatatatggcacaaaggaatatattattttgacataACAAATGAGTGAGCTGTCGAGAAGAGCGCAGCATTCATATGGCTACATTCTCACATAATATATTTCGTCTGTGTCAcccttttcttcatttttgctcgatttatgaagttgtacagctcatgttggttagactTACTTGCTaaattactgttataaattgatttcaaaagaaatatGAGCGATTGgggaaagggaatacaagagagaagtgcagaaaacgaattattgTGTGGTTGGGATGCTATTCCCCAAAATGTTGCGTGtcctaaaaactttgcaactgtattgctctccatgttttcatctacattatgcttgtgaatctcagTTCTCAGTTGTGCAGTAATcccactgatatagaataagaaaagtaatcaaatcaaTTTGTTGGACTGATATATTCCTGAATATAGTGAATCCGTCTGTGCTTGTTAagaaggtttattattgtgaatttttgctttgaaagtagcaaagcaATGTTTTCTAATTTTGGCACGCGggagaattttgtcgttaaatttagccgattttggcacgcgagccgaaaaaggttgcccacccctggtatagaggaaagcatcatttattttaatcataatatcaaatttttcgattcgtTTTGTCTTGCAGAAAAAGACAGAGATCGTTGTGCTGGAATTACATGTCCGATAAACAGTTCATGCAAAGTGATTGGCAGCATTATATCGTGTCTATGTAATAAGGGATACGTTTTTTCGAACAACGTAGAATGCGTTGGTAAGAATGGGTATAATATTCAGCATAATATTGTGTATAAATGTAAGAGAAAGACGAGAAAGAAATGGCGATCTGGGCTTcacagaaaaaagttaaaattagtGTTGAATCTACAAAAATTGCTTTGTGAACGAGACAAAAATGAAAGCTAAATTTGCAAGAATCCATTCTCGTCtttctaaatatttgaaaagcttaaatattttacatttcattaTTTGACAGATATAAAAAGATAACTGTATCCTTTTTGTTACATATCTTCTTTAGAATAATTTAAACGAAATAGAATAGCATAACATAAGATTCTCTTTCTCTAACACCCTCTCTTATCATGCCAGCTGAAGATCCATGTTTGGGGATACCATGTGGTCCTTTCTCAGTTTGCAAACAAGGAAAGTGTGAGTGCCTAGCAGGATATCTTGAAGATTGGCAATCTGGGGATTGTAAAGGTAACTTTTCAAATACACAATacaaatacaatacaaaatttgcaataatCTTTGATAGAAACATTACTGCCAATGAAATATTCGAAGCGATTGGTAATGAAACATGAAACACCTTATATCTTCATATTTACAGCTCATTTGTGTCATAAGATACGATGTGCAGAGAATTCTATCTGTGAAGATGGAAAATGTCTCTGTAAATTCGGATATGTACAGCTAACAACAGATGGTCCTTGCCAGCGTGAGTTTACCAAATCCTCAATTGTGATTTGTAATATAACTTAACACCCATGAATTGATGATCAGAATAAAAcgtcattttcatttttccaaacacaaaatacagtaaaatatgattggatCAATACAAAGTCATTCAACGGTATGTGCCAAATGAAGGGCCATCGCGGTCCTGCATGGGTTAAGCGTACATTCCATATAGGAGCAGACACTCTTcttaataaataatcaaatattagtTGATCTCTTGATCGttgtattaaaattaattagagCCTCCCAAACCAGTTTCGGAATTTGTATCCCCTCTAggctaataaaaattttaaaacatttccaAAACATTATCTCACACGAAAAATTCTTATTTTGTTTCGCACTCCGCATGCTCACTCTAATGGCTAGCTTCAAATCAATTTTCCACACAAAAAATCGTTGCTCTgaaaacatttcattttaatattttatttaaatattagatATGCTCTTTTTATACTTTTAGCTCAGGACGAATGCTACGATGTCAGATGTCCGATTCATTCGTCGTGCGTGAGTGGAGTCTGTAAATGTAATGCTGGTTATAGTGGAAATCCCGTATATGGACCTTGTAGAGGTAACATATCCGTTGCAGTTGGCAAACTTAACGGTTGAATTCGTTCGATAGATTTTTGTTTCCAAATCTGCGTTTTCTAAAAAAAGGCTTTGTACATTCAGTCACTATTATACAAAGATCTACGATTTATACGAAAACCAGAATCTTTCGGCTTGGAATCGTCTACTCAATATTTTGTACACTGGTCTTTTAATACGAGATCTTTATCCTGCCTGCTACGCCAGCTTACTTTGGTCTGGAGTTCTGAATATACCTAACCCCTTCTTCGGATAACACATCGTATCCGCGAAATGCTTGGAATTGATGCCTGGCGTCTTAATGGGTTTCATGTCAAAATAACTTGAGCGTAATGAAAAATCCTAATATTTACAGTCACTGTTGTGGTTCCAAGTCACAGTTGTACTGGTGTTGTATGTGGCAGTAATTCACGATGTACAGGTGGAATTTGTATCTGTATGGACGGATATATTCGACAGGGAGATATTTGCACaggtatgtatatatatatgtggtatgtatatatataccacaTATAGAAAATCTGTTAAAACATTCAATCTGTATATATTTCAGAACCATCTGTAACTTATGATGGTAATCCATCAAGATGCGACGGATACTCGGGTCATTGCGGAGCTCACGCAACTTGCGTGAACGGACTTTGCGTCTGTATAACTGGATATACAATAATTGGTGGAATATGCTCGCGTGAGTTAGACTACATTACCTACCCGCAACCTCGATTTTCTCTCTTTCACGGCAATGCCTTTTTTAAACTTGAAAATCTGTAGTAGTgcctcaaatttatttttgtcaatagtactatttatttaaactaattCTGTATTGTtctcatttattcatttttaaatttttcagccGAATTATGTCATGGAAAATACTGCCCACGCAACAGTCATTGTAACAAAGGAAGTTGTGAGTGTGATCAAGGTTTTAACAAAGGAACAAATAACATCTGTTACAGTAAATATCTGTTGATatcaaaatatctttttataAAACATCCGAATAAATCTTGAGGTCTGTTAGAGATCATTGCGAGAAAATACGATAATATTGCAGGACTTGTGCAGTTGTTCTACATCTGgagcaggggtgtcaaactcgcgtcccgcgggccgtattcctgaaattaatcaaacattcAAACCATCCAAATTAATCGATGATCATGTGACTTCGTTAATTGgagttggtactgtaaaatcatttcagtctTTTTTAGTAAGCTGGTGGCccaaaagagatgccaaacgtcaggacaaatgtaataaAAAGCATTAAGTTTATTTTGTAAATCTTAGGTCTATATATATTAAGATTAAGTCATTTTGAGTGTATGTAATATTCTTTTCTTATCATAGGTTTGCtaaaaaatgttttggatagttgtatataaaaatttacgattttttgtaataaatacagtaaattgtATGTATAttggcatttgaaatttaagaaaataacaaaactttattCAGCTGTTTAATACTTCAcgatatatgtcacaaacaacgcctatctaaaaatatgttttaagcatgcattatcaaaatatatcaaaaactgttcGCAGCCCTTggtacaatttccaaaatgcaatgcggccctcgaaaacCCACGAATTTGACACCCTTGCTAGAGcaccggttctcaaccagtgggccatggcccactttTGGGgcacagaaacattttcaggGGGACCACAAACTTATTAAAAATTGCCAGggttattgataaattagtttAGCTTTGATTGTTGTAGCAATGAATAATGATGCTGCTTTTGGTCTCTGAGTGGTAATTCccattttaattaataaagtgCCTAtctttgcaaaaatatttttttttgtagtttttcctTAGCATGATCCAGAATGGGGACcatatttagtttttttacTTGCCTGTAACCCATTTTCTGTAATGGAGTCCGGGTCGTATCTTGGAGTCGGAGGCTGTAGTCGAAAGCAAAATCTTCATCTTAGTTTCTAATCAAAACTAGACTTCGTGACATGTTGTTCTGTTAATGTCTAGCATTCACCGGTTTTAATACGCACGCtttgacaatatttttaatactttatCTCAATTTATCGATACCGCATActgtttttacattcatttatttaatCTGTATTACAACAGAGGCCAGTACGGTTATTCAAACATGTCTGAACGTATGTGGTAGGTATTATATCGGAGGATGCTCATGCGAGTCAACATGTAATCGTCCAGGTAGACCTCGATGCTGTGATGACTATCTTCCACAATGTGAGTCTTCTTCTTTTATCTTTTTTCATTATTGTGGGGGTAGgtataataaacattttttgattCATAAAATGATCATATCACCACTCTGCACTACCAATGGCGATCGGTCGATTTGCTTTTAACAGAACAATCGTTTAATTGCATTTTGACATATGTTTAATTGTTTGTTACGAAGCGTAAATCTGAAATTTAGATTTGAAATTTGTATGTGTTTGTAGCGCGAGAGATTTGTACGATGGCGGGTCCGATCTACTACCGTGAACGGGATGGTCACAGATATATACATCTGATGAGTATTCCTAACGCGCATCGTGTTATCCTGAGTTAATGAAATATAGATATTTAATGATAATTATTTCACACAGGTTTACTACGACGACCTGTATTCACAACAGGAGCTATTCACGTTAGACATGTTCACATTTGATCGACTAGAAAGAATACAATTGAATGGAAGCAAAAGAAGTTTGTGCCGAATTGTGTAAATTGTGGAAGCAATGAATTTGTACTATTCTATACTGTTATgatcttgttgttatttttatccCATAGAAAGTAAACCTAATAAATCTCACACCACCTAGAAAGAATTATATATCAGTGTTTGTGAAACGATGTAAGCGTTGATTGCAACATACAGCATGCACAACGTAGTATTACGTCCAAGCAGTTCAACAGGCAAACATAACGATGATTTTAATCAGAATCAGAACAGCAATCAGAATTTTTCAAGTAGTGCTTAGTTCTATCATACACCGTACCACGGACTCTTGTCCAGTTAGTAGGTAATTCccaaatttcagaaaaacatCGATGCAGTATTAGAACGGCCTTTGTTCAATTTATCTTAAAATGTGAATGGAAGATGGGGCTCAGTCATCACTTCCAAATACCGAGTAAGAGTAAAATCATCTCTGGAAATAAAACGTGTGCAAGAggcacaatttatttatttcgacaCCAGAGAAGTCGGCAACTACTTTATTTCATAGTTATCCAGAATAAGAGAAAGCCTCGAACAACAGGCTAATGATCTTGAATTCAGATTTAAGGATGGAGTTAGTTCGTGGAGCAGGGCAGTCCAGAGAGTGACTCACAAGTATACAGTTATTTACTTTACAGACTTTATTACACAAGATAATCAACATTACAATAGCGTAATTCTAACATAAAACCTTAAACGTATTCAGGCATATGGTCACTGagaatgaaaatcaaaaatcagatttttggcaaaacataaacaaaatatCAGTCA encodes:
- the LOC120338420 gene encoding uncharacterized protein LOC120338420 isoform X2, with protein sequence MNLAILLTFITVAFAQEETRTFTISPGYSATYFYNHASGVIVFSITASVRPGHWAAIGFSKDRKMEKSDAVIGYISSGNKATVVDVWIDEKSQKGVQIDKHSDANNPGLSSWKNGVLEFTFTRLLDSDDDQDLSLTQCRYFLFAWDGPVIDFETFGKHSRREISTKKICIGFPGTAPDSESSSVGSQVVTGGNPPVLVANCGEPPKVSNAKRSFEEQSAFGVGSIIFYQCDNGYKIKGSISVTCISGGTWDPEPPQCIKEGEEKSDGDKDGDDDEDNNLDPCSFLECPDKASCVVENGFADCQCDDGYEFNDDDECVSKDGKEKDKSESGPCRNLDCPDNAECVVEVDLAVCKCDDGYDFNAKFECVSTTDEKDFARNPRDPCRRLICPENGRCVAENGKPSCVCDPGFGLARDGCFRNPCDMIMCPPNSKCSGGICLCDPDHMIGIDGNCYKSESRDPCDDIKCDSMAICVDGDCKCPDDYFMNDDDECEKVDKDPCDEIKCKDSIAKCRDGICECPDGYFTNFDGKCEKKESQDPCEDVKCDSIAQCIDGECRCPDDFFLGDSGRCERELFRDACANVKCDSIARCVDGVCKCPREFILGDSGRCERVFRDPCDDIECDDMATCVNGFCECPKDYFLDDDNKCQPEIIDPCDRITCHPSATCFFGKCECPDGHSKRSDGSCKSKVRDPCEKVKCHHTALCFQGFCECPPNNFQSSDGSCSLVDRDPCYGVRCHSSAFCVRGTCACRDKYVLAADGKCNPVFDKCAGRTCPVNSDCINGVCQCTLGYNYGIDGFCKRLDFSGDPCSTVRCPTNARCTSREGVAYCICIDGYHTEGLGECVVNYPCYEVDCKFRGVCVVKRNRGSCECIAGYRRTQNGRCERLDSCSNVRCDQNSRCVAGKCQCIGEYVKGVDEICRKPDACSLIKCPIHSKCQITNKIPSCICTLGYEMNSRFECVKKDRDRCAGITCPINSSCKVIGSIISCLCNKGYVFSNNVECVAEDPCLGIPCGPFSVCKQGKCECLAGYLEDWQSGDCKAHLCHKIRCAENSICEDGKCLCKFGYVQLTTDGPCQPQDECYDVRCPIHSSCVSGVCKCNAGYSGNPVYGPCRVTVVVPSHSCTGVVCGSNSRCTGGICICMDGYIRQGDICTEPSVTYDGNPSRCDGYSGHCGAHATCVNGLCVCITGYTIIGGICSPELCHGKYCPRNSHCNKGSCECDQGFNKGTNNICYKASTVIQTCLNVCGRYYIGGCSCESTCNRPGRPRCCDDYLPQCLLRRPVFTTGAIHVRHVHI
- the LOC120338420 gene encoding uncharacterized protein LOC120338420 isoform X3, with translation MNLAILLTFITVAFAQEETRTFTISPGYSATYFYNHASGVIVFSITASVRPGHWAAIGFSKDRKMEKSDAVIGYISSGNKATVVDVWIDEKSQKGVQIDKHSDANNPGLSSWKNGVLEFTFTRLLDSDDDQDLSLTQCRYFLFAWDGPVIDFETFGKHSRREISTKKICIGFPGTAPDSESSSVGSQVVTGGNPPVLVANCGEPPKVSNAKRSFEEQSAFGVGSIIFYQCDNGYKIKGSISVTCISGGTWDPEPPQCIKEGEEKSDGDKDGDDDEDNNLDPCSFLECPDKASCVVENGFADCQCDDGYEFNDDDECVSKDGKEKDKSESGPCRNLDCPDNAECVVEVDLAVCKCDDGYDFNAKFECVSTTDEKDFARNPRDPCRRLICPENGRCVAENGKPSCVCDPGFGLARDGCFKSESRDPCDDIKCDSMAICVDGDCKCPDDYFMNDDDECEKVDKDPCDEIKCKDSIAKCRDGICECPDGYFTNFDGKCEKKESQDPCEDVKCDSIAQCIDGECRCPDDFFLGDSGRCERELFRDACANVKCDSIARCVDGVCKCPREFILGDSGRCERGISNLDNSYFQPLVFRDPCDDIECDDMATCVNGFCECPKDYFLDDDNKCQPEIIDPCDRITCHPSATCFFGKCECPDGHSKRSDGSCKSKVRDPCEKVKCHHTALCFQGFCECPPNNFQSSDGSCSLVDRDPCYGVRCHSSAFCVRGTCACRDKYVLAADGKCNPVFDKCAGRTCPVNSDCINGVCQCTLGYNYGIDGFCKRLDFSGDPCSTVRCPTNARCTSREGVAYCICIDGYHTEGLGECVVNYPCYEVDCKFRGVCVVKRNRGSCECIAGYRRTQNGRCERLDSCSNVRCDQNSRCVAGKCQCIGEYVKGVDEICRKPDACSLIKCPIHSKCQITNKIPSCICTLGYEMNSRFECVKKDRDRCAGITCPINSSCKVIGSIISCLCNKGYVFSNNVECVAEDPCLGIPCGPFSVCKQGKCECLAGYLEDWQSGDCKAHLCHKIRCAENSICEDGKCLCKFGYVQLTTDGPCQPQDECYDVRCPIHSSCVSGVCKCNAGYSGNPVYGPCRVTVVVPSHSCTGVVCGSNSRCTGGICICMDGYIRQGDICTEPSVTYDGNPSRCDGYSGHCGAHATCVNGLCVCITGYTIIGGICSPELCHGKYCPRNSHCNKGSCECDQGFNKGTNNICYKASTVIQTCLNVCGRYYIGGCSCESTCNRPGRPRCCDDYLPQCLLRRPVFTTGAIHVRHVHI